A single genomic interval of Pyrobaculum arsenaticum DSM 13514 harbors:
- a CDS encoding NADH-ubiquinone oxidoreductase yields MIGEILLLATLFFGVLTVYSKDNVYSAASLAAAAGAVGAYYIYIMQFAPAFLLFVIYIGAVMLLVIMTAAMYGGAQRRSGRYVLATTLVFLFAAILGVLAFYAPPTAPALVQTGDLLSIVIMLLGVAAVSLVVGIEVARRT; encoded by the coding sequence ATGATAGGTGAAATCCTCCTCTTGGCCACGTTGTTTTTCGGTGTTTTGACCGTTTACTCTAAGGATAACGTGTATTCGGCAGCCAGCTTGGCGGCCGCGGCGGGGGCGGTAGGCGCCTATTACATATACATAATGCAATTTGCCCCGGCTTTTCTACTATTTGTAATATACATAGGGGCAGTTATGTTGCTGGTTATCATGACAGCCGCCATGTACGGCGGCGCCCAGAGGAGAAGTGGGAGATACGTCCTTGCAACGACCTTGGTTTTCCTCTTCGCGGCAATCCTCGGCGTTTTGGCCTTCTATGCGCCTCCCACTGCACCGGCGTTGGTGCAGACCGGAGACCTCCTTTCTATTGTGATTATGCTCCTAGGCGTCGCAGCAGTTTCGTTAGTTGTCGGAATAGAAGTGGCGAGGAGGACATGA
- a CDS encoding NADH-quinone oxidoreductase subunit K translates to MTLAIFVGVVLILLGLYSIAVTRNLVRVLISLELITVGAFAALAAVASVNPTLVFYGVLILVMISVSEASILAALIYRNYALTGETDVSSITAGRET, encoded by the coding sequence ATGACCCTCGCCATTTTCGTAGGTGTGGTTCTAATACTGCTTGGCCTGTACAGCATTGCAGTGACTAGAAACCTCGTGAGGGTTCTAATTTCCCTAGAGCTTATCACCGTGGGCGCCTTTGCCGCGCTTGCCGCAGTGGCTAGCGTCAACCCCACGCTGGTCTTCTACGGCGTATTAATTCTTGTCATGATTTCAGTTTCGGAGGCGTCTATCCTCGCTGCGCTGATCTACCGCAACTACGCGTTGACAGGCGAGACAGACGTATCATCCATCACCGCGGGGAGGGAGACATGA
- a CDS encoding complex I subunit 5 family protein has translation MIILASVLLPMALSLLAYPLAKRSSYLAGYLSAGALIPLLALSAYVVFSGNPLSEGSFHTFDLLAFRIIPFNGVFIFTVALVGALVALYSSPYMEHRAHELGGDTAIFYLTYGFFVGGLAGAFAAANLIMVYVFIEVALIASLFQILYYGYGDRVRITIMYLVWSHVGALLVLAGFVLLYLKGVYYVPLLIDSGPLGADSVAFLLILLGSLVKMAALGVHMWLPYVHAEAPTPLSALLSPVLVGIGGYLIAATAMYVLPEAGWTRWLVYYAIATAIYGGLMAFLQKDLKRLFAYSTVSQMGYLLLGVALFNPFGYTAAALLYLSHGLGKAVLFMTAGYFIMHLHTRDVEKMGGLYGWRPELAGAAVVGFLNLAGILSVGMISEITLTVSFAKYFGTEYLAYIPYAVVLLVTGIYAFNTIRVVFFGPPRREDKGPVDLALVALVVTALISLLLFLPPLSTSLVDNVYNTVVGAGLWR, from the coding sequence ATGATAATCCTAGCCTCTGTCCTATTACCAATGGCGCTGTCTTTGCTGGCATACCCACTGGCTAAGAGGTCGTCTTATCTTGCCGGCTACTTGTCGGCAGGGGCTTTAATCCCGCTCTTGGCGCTTTCCGCCTACGTGGTATTCTCGGGTAATCCGCTCAGCGAGGGGTCTTTCCACACGTTCGATCTCTTGGCGTTTAGGATTATCCCATTCAACGGCGTCTTTATCTTCACAGTGGCGTTAGTGGGAGCGCTGGTAGCTCTGTATTCCTCGCCGTACATGGAACACAGAGCTCACGAACTTGGCGGAGACACGGCTATTTTCTACCTCACATACGGCTTTTTCGTAGGCGGCCTAGCGGGGGCTTTCGCCGCTGCTAATCTGATCATGGTGTATGTGTTTATTGAGGTGGCGCTCATAGCCTCCCTGTTCCAGATCCTCTACTACGGCTACGGCGACAGGGTTAGGATAACGATAATGTACCTCGTCTGGTCGCACGTAGGGGCTTTGCTAGTGCTGGCAGGTTTCGTGCTACTGTATCTGAAAGGCGTTTACTACGTGCCGTTGTTGATCGATTCTGGTCCCCTCGGCGCCGACTCGGTGGCGTTTTTGTTAATACTGCTGGGCTCCCTGGTGAAAATGGCCGCCCTCGGCGTCCACATGTGGCTTCCCTATGTACATGCCGAGGCTCCCACGCCGCTGTCTGCTCTCTTGTCACCTGTGTTAGTGGGAATAGGGGGGTACCTAATAGCGGCTACGGCCATGTACGTATTGCCAGAGGCTGGGTGGACCCGGTGGCTGGTGTACTACGCCATAGCCACGGCTATTTACGGTGGGTTGATGGCCTTCCTCCAAAAAGATCTGAAAAGGCTGTTTGCTTACTCTACGGTAAGCCAGATGGGCTACCTGCTCCTAGGCGTCGCGCTGTTTAACCCATTCGGCTACACCGCCGCCGCGTTGCTCTACCTCAGCCACGGGCTCGGCAAGGCAGTCCTCTTCATGACCGCCGGGTACTTCATTATGCACCTACACACCCGCGACGTGGAAAAAATGGGCGGCCTCTACGGCTGGCGGCCTGAACTAGCCGGCGCCGCCGTAGTTGGCTTTCTGAACCTCGCCGGGATACTGTCTGTGGGCATGATATCGGAGATAACCCTCACAGTGTCTTTCGCTAAGTACTTCGGGACGGAGTACCTCGCCTACATCCCCTACGCTGTGGTTCTGCTAGTGACCGGCATATACGCGTTTAATACTATCCGCGTTGTTTTCTTTGGGCCGCCCAGGCGCGAGGATAAGGGACCTGTCGACTTGGCTCTTGTAGCGCTTGTAGTTACGGCGTTGATTTCGCTCTTGTTATTCCTCCCGCCGCTATCAACGTCGCTCGTGGACAATGTATATAATACCGTAGTTGGGGCGGGGCTATGGAGGTAG
- a CDS encoding NADH-quinone oxidoreductase subunit L, translating to MEVVLLAIFFPLITSILSLFSASEKFKAWAVTAGTFVSALIATYLFLNASPGLYGWDWITAIGARIEVRLDNFSLPMGMLVAWLVAAISLYSVKYMEGDYRPGWYWFFFGFFASSMLIIVYAENLWFLLVGWEGVGLASWALIGHWYRDEFEYWVGREERVAGVPYWWTPSKAGLRAILTVRFGDAFFLVAIALFYALAGTVSLTGLKASEALRALGVVPLLFFALGPLTKSAQFPFHEWLLTAMTGPTSVSALIHAATMVKAGVYVLIVTTPIFLLVRGAELYFLVVMSLGVVTALAATLIALTAMEFKLVLAGSTAANLGIIAAATGAAGLLGLHDEHLLSTLLFFAFLHIVGHAVSKASLFMGFGAVIHEAGTRFIGEVGRLWRHMKITGAAMALSMLSLVGIPPFVGYITKDLALENVFEAGHAYHIELLAPVLYLLLFITPIYGLRLLGLTFVHGKEAKEVHEAPALMWIPYTALAIATIVLGAYFAVAVKFPLTEALVSVLAGFLTGFILYIWLPGFRSEVLSPLWYFLYRRFYLPVLYDGVLPLLYTGFAKFIYVVFDKGLFDGLYHNVLPGAFDALSRLARRLITGDINIYVLYGMVGILITLLLLLL from the coding sequence ATGGAGGTAGTACTTCTCGCAATTTTCTTCCCGCTCATAACTTCGATTTTATCGCTGTTCAGCGCCTCTGAGAAGTTCAAGGCGTGGGCCGTTACAGCAGGCACATTCGTCTCGGCGCTTATTGCGACGTATCTGTTCCTCAACGCCTCTCCCGGCCTCTACGGGTGGGACTGGATCACGGCAATAGGGGCAAGGATAGAGGTCAGGTTGGACAACTTTAGCCTACCGATGGGCATGCTGGTGGCGTGGCTTGTGGCAGCGATTTCGCTCTACTCCGTGAAGTACATGGAGGGGGACTACCGGCCTGGGTGGTACTGGTTCTTCTTCGGCTTCTTCGCCTCGTCTATGCTTATCATCGTCTACGCGGAGAACCTCTGGTTCCTCCTCGTCGGCTGGGAGGGGGTAGGCCTCGCTTCGTGGGCCCTCATAGGCCACTGGTACCGCGACGAGTTTGAGTACTGGGTTGGCAGAGAGGAGAGGGTGGCCGGGGTGCCGTATTGGTGGACGCCGAGTAAGGCAGGGCTCAGGGCCATTCTCACCGTGCGCTTTGGGGACGCCTTCTTCCTCGTCGCGATTGCCCTATTCTACGCGCTGGCGGGAACGGTGTCTCTAACCGGCCTTAAGGCCTCGGAGGCGTTGAGGGCTCTGGGGGTTGTGCCTCTGCTGTTCTTCGCCCTTGGGCCTCTTACGAAGAGCGCGCAGTTCCCCTTCCACGAATGGCTCCTCACGGCGATGACGGGGCCGACCAGCGTCTCGGCCCTAATCCACGCCGCCACGATGGTCAAGGCTGGGGTCTACGTGCTGATCGTGACTACTCCCATCTTCCTGCTAGTCAGGGGGGCCGAGCTCTACTTCCTTGTCGTGATGTCGCTTGGCGTAGTCACGGCGCTGGCCGCGACGCTGATAGCCCTCACGGCTATGGAGTTTAAGCTAGTTCTCGCCGGCTCTACGGCGGCTAACCTCGGCATCATAGCCGCCGCGACGGGCGCCGCCGGCCTCCTGGGCCTCCACGATGAGCACCTCCTCTCTACGTTGCTCTTCTTCGCCTTTCTGCACATTGTGGGCCACGCCGTGTCTAAAGCCTCGCTGTTTATGGGATTCGGCGCAGTCATCCACGAGGCCGGCACTAGGTTTATCGGCGAGGTGGGGCGGCTGTGGCGCCACATGAAAATTACGGGGGCTGCCATGGCCCTCTCTATGCTGAGCCTTGTGGGCATCCCGCCGTTTGTTGGCTACATCACCAAGGACTTGGCCTTGGAGAACGTGTTCGAGGCGGGGCACGCCTACCACATAGAGCTCCTCGCGCCCGTCCTCTACCTGTTGCTCTTCATAACGCCCATATACGGCCTCCGCCTGCTGGGCCTCACCTTCGTCCACGGCAAGGAGGCGAAGGAGGTTCACGAAGCCCCCGCCCTCATGTGGATCCCGTACACGGCCCTGGCAATTGCCACAATAGTGCTAGGCGCCTACTTCGCCGTGGCTGTGAAGTTCCCGCTCACCGAGGCCCTCGTCTCGGTGCTAGCCGGCTTCCTCACAGGTTTTATACTCTATATCTGGCTACCGGGCTTTAGGTCAGAGGTGTTAAGTCCATTGTGGTATTTTCTATACCGCAGGTTCTACCTGCCAGTTCTCTACGACGGTGTGTTACCCTTGCTGTATACGGGGTTTGCTAAGTTCATCTATGTGGTGTTCGACAAGGGCCTATTTGACGGGCTTTACCACAACGTGCTACCGGGGGCGTTCGATGCGTTGTCGCGGCTTGCCAGGAGACTTATCACCGGCGATATAAACATCTACGTCTTGTACGGCATGGTTGGAATATTAATTACCCTTCTCCTGCTGTTGCTATGA
- a CDS encoding proton-conducting transporter membrane subunit: protein MIYLVYLILALSLAAPLALRFDSRYIAAATSLVLLLISAAAGVPVGVVVSLVALALSLDWRLGPFGLALSFAVTAAVTAIYVYYKSEPVVYGLVALALSTAAVYGLLAMDREKENVEGAVKYLLFSGVGKVLIVVGYVLAVLGWHPGLYVTVLGFMFELGIAPFHAWVVDAYALGSPRGAAALVAFSKVTALFVLLTIFKSLKAPSDVGLVALIIALASMLVANVAGLGAKTLGRIMAYSSISHMSYALAAVSLVWWRGVSSSPADVFGVFISTVDLAALVVVLEALASGLAKAGVFGYMPTRLSDLLPPRKSVLNVLNIFSLLGLPPLLGFWPKLFLILLILAYPGAPLAAFLVAWIVLNSALATPYYLRAIRMVAEAPGRVADNITSSYTAFATTIVGLTLPFVIYAFL, encoded by the coding sequence ATGATCTACCTGGTTTACTTAATCCTGGCGCTGTCTTTGGCCGCGCCGCTGGCGCTGAGATTTGACAGCAGATACATCGCGGCGGCAACTTCGCTAGTTTTACTGCTCATTTCAGCCGCCGCCGGCGTGCCGGTGGGCGTTGTCGTGTCCCTAGTGGCCCTTGCGTTGTCTCTAGACTGGAGGCTTGGGCCCTTCGGCCTTGCGCTGTCTTTCGCCGTAACAGCGGCTGTGACGGCTATTTACGTGTATTATAAGTCCGAGCCCGTGGTTTATGGGCTAGTTGCCCTGGCGCTGTCCACTGCAGCTGTGTACGGCCTCTTGGCCATGGACAGAGAAAAAGAGAACGTGGAGGGCGCTGTGAAGTACTTGTTGTTCTCAGGCGTCGGCAAAGTCCTCATAGTCGTTGGGTACGTGCTGGCCGTGTTGGGCTGGCATCCGGGGCTCTACGTAACAGTGCTGGGCTTTATGTTCGAGCTAGGCATCGCGCCTTTCCACGCCTGGGTTGTAGACGCGTATGCCCTGGGCTCGCCGCGCGGTGCCGCGGCGCTAGTGGCATTTAGCAAAGTAACGGCGTTGTTCGTCCTTTTGACAATTTTCAAGAGCCTCAAAGCGCCTAGCGATGTGGGACTTGTGGCGCTAATAATAGCCCTTGCCTCTATGCTCGTGGCAAACGTGGCGGGTCTCGGCGCCAAGACGCTGGGCCGGATTATGGCTTACTCCTCCATTTCGCACATGTCCTATGCCCTCGCCGCCGTGTCTCTTGTGTGGTGGAGGGGGGTCTCCAGCTCTCCGGCCGATGTCTTCGGCGTATTCATTTCCACCGTGGACTTAGCCGCTTTGGTAGTTGTGCTGGAAGCCTTGGCCTCCGGCCTTGCAAAAGCCGGGGTGTTTGGCTACATGCCGACTCGGCTCTCGGACCTGCTCCCGCCCAGGAAGAGCGTGCTGAATGTTTTGAATATCTTCTCGCTTCTCGGCCTGCCGCCTCTGCTGGGCTTTTGGCCCAAACTATTCCTGATACTGCTGATTTTGGCATATCCAGGCGCGCCGCTGGCAGCCTTTCTCGTAGCTTGGATTGTTTTAAACAGCGCCCTGGCAACGCCCTACTACCTAAGAGCTATTAGGATGGTGGCCGAGGCGCCGGGCAGAGTAGCCGATAACATAACTTCGTCGTATACGGCATTCGCAACTACGATAGTAGGTCTCACCCTCCCGTTTGTAATATACGCATTTTTGTAA
- a CDS encoding nucleoside-diphosphate kinase, producing MPIEKTLVIIKPDAVSRGLVGEIISRFEKAGLKIVAMKMVKAAPEEVERFYPSSEEWFRSAGAKLLKAYQELGIDPKTRLGTDDPVEVGKAIKRSLVKYMTSGPIVVLVLKGNRAVEVVRKIIGPTSPHSAPPGTIRGDYSTDSPDLAAEEGRVVFNLVHGSDSISEAEREIKFWFRDGEVLD from the coding sequence ATGCCTATCGAAAAGACATTGGTGATCATAAAGCCCGACGCGGTTTCGAGAGGACTTGTCGGAGAAATCATCTCTCGGTTCGAGAAGGCTGGGCTTAAGATCGTGGCGATGAAAATGGTCAAGGCCGCGCCGGAAGAGGTGGAGAGGTTTTACCCCTCTTCAGAAGAGTGGTTCCGGTCAGCTGGGGCTAAACTTCTGAAGGCCTACCAAGAACTCGGCATCGACCCAAAAACCAGGTTGGGCACAGATGACCCGGTGGAGGTTGGGAAGGCTATTAAGAGGAGTCTGGTGAAATACATGACCTCGGGGCCTATTGTCGTGCTAGTGCTCAAGGGGAACAGAGCAGTCGAGGTTGTCAGGAAAATAATTGGCCCAACATCACCACACTCGGCGCCGCCGGGGACTATCAGGGGGGACTACTCAACCGACTCGCCCGACCTGGCAGCAGAGGAGGGGCGTGTTGTGTTTAACCTTGTACACGGCTCAGACAGCATATCCGAGGCTGAGAGAGAGATAAAGTTCTGGTTCAGAGATGGAGAGGTGCTAGACTAG
- a CDS encoding RAD55 family ATPase, whose protein sequence is MDLKQLFDNKVSYVYGPSGAGKTILVSKAAFEFAKEGAKVVWITFNEGRDSLYETWQSFGWNPRDVAVFDFPYIPQYRETLFNQVVDLAYKEKADIFIVDGVDAVVIDRATADAFAKMGLRSIIGIETRYNPLADIADVIIKLRAVNTDYATIRRVEIQKARGVSIKKPVWYMAILPNGPVLLSNERSYPLESSRVPAPGLLAQLLSDVPLGAQIAVYGHSQWITAAVVDTLNAVAYVHKPYQMQFFKKAKTRLVSIYEHRRLEHYAERVISRYIITLDAEYVPRRYRDFRSTSAVWVDLYTAPPNQLEYDYVIYVDDNVARVEFSRTPLERKELQLP, encoded by the coding sequence GTGGATTTAAAACAGCTTTTTGATAATAAAGTTAGCTACGTGTATGGGCCAAGCGGTGCAGGCAAGACTATACTAGTATCGAAAGCCGCATTTGAATTTGCCAAGGAAGGGGCCAAGGTGGTGTGGATAACTTTCAACGAAGGCAGAGACTCCCTCTACGAGACATGGCAAAGTTTTGGGTGGAATCCCCGCGACGTGGCGGTATTTGACTTCCCGTATATCCCCCAGTACAGGGAAACCCTGTTCAACCAGGTGGTGGACTTGGCTTACAAAGAAAAGGCAGATATCTTCATTGTAGATGGAGTAGACGCTGTTGTAATCGATAGAGCCACAGCCGACGCCTTTGCGAAGATGGGGCTTCGTAGCATTATAGGCATTGAGACAAGGTACAACCCACTAGCTGACATCGCAGATGTTATAATAAAATTAAGGGCGGTAAATACCGACTACGCCACTATAAGAAGAGTTGAGATACAAAAGGCGAGAGGCGTCAGTATTAAGAAGCCTGTGTGGTACATGGCAATCCTCCCCAACGGCCCCGTCCTTCTGAGCAATGAGCGCTCATATCCCCTAGAGAGCTCGCGAGTGCCGGCCCCTGGCTTATTGGCACAGCTACTGTCGGATGTACCCCTCGGCGCACAAATCGCGGTGTATGGGCACTCCCAGTGGATAACGGCTGCTGTGGTGGATACGTTAAACGCCGTTGCGTACGTACACAAGCCTTACCAGATGCAGTTTTTTAAAAAGGCGAAGACCCGCCTAGTATCGATATATGAACACCGAAGACTAGAGCATTACGCCGAGCGGGTTATATCGAGGTACATCATTACGCTCGACGCGGAGTACGTACCAAGGAGGTATAGAGATTTTAGAAGCACCAGCGCCGTGTGGGTAGATCTCTACACAGCTCCTCCTAACCAGCTGGAGTACGACTACGTAATATACGTAGACGACAATGTTGCGAGGGTGGAATTTTCCCGTACCCCGCTGGAGAGAAAAGAGCTACAATTGCCGTGA
- a CDS encoding glycosyltransferase — translation MISVVVPTYNEAENIEELVKRLASVFRSDYEVIIVDDNSPDGTADAAKKLSATYPVRVVVRQTRLGLASAVVEGASVARGDVVVVMDADLQHPPELAPALAREAARGCLAVASRYVRGGRVEGWPITRRVVSRGAVLLARLLLPEARTVKDPVSGFFAYRRDCLSRVKPTGLYKILLDVLVQCKPECVVEIPFVFGKRTRGRSKLGRRHIFDYLRQLLALSKWRPVKFAAVGATGIGVALAVLHFLSWLPALVSTAIAIEVSLTSNYILNRAWTFAERHTPLLGGWAKYHLATAIGNSTNYLVTNALAFLGVWIYVAYLIGVAAGYAANYVFSELEVFK, via the coding sequence ATGATCTCGGTGGTTGTGCCAACCTACAATGAGGCTGAGAATATCGAGGAGCTGGTGAAGAGGTTGGCCAGTGTGTTTCGTAGCGACTACGAGGTTATTATAGTAGATGACAACAGCCCTGATGGAACTGCCGATGCGGCAAAAAAGCTCTCAGCCACATACCCAGTCCGTGTAGTTGTCAGGCAAACACGTCTAGGCCTCGCCAGCGCAGTTGTGGAGGGCGCCTCAGTAGCTAGGGGAGACGTGGTGGTGGTCATGGACGCAGATCTTCAACACCCCCCGGAGCTGGCGCCTGCCTTGGCCAGAGAGGCGGCTAGGGGCTGCCTTGCTGTTGCATCTAGATATGTGAGAGGAGGCCGCGTAGAAGGGTGGCCAATCACGAGAAGGGTGGTATCTCGGGGGGCCGTGCTCCTCGCAAGACTTCTTTTACCAGAGGCTAGGACGGTTAAAGACCCCGTCTCCGGCTTTTTTGCATATAGAAGAGACTGCTTATCAAGGGTCAAGCCAACCGGCTTGTACAAAATACTCCTAGACGTGCTAGTGCAGTGCAAGCCGGAGTGCGTCGTCGAGATTCCCTTCGTCTTTGGCAAAAGGACTAGAGGGAGGTCTAAGTTGGGGAGACGTCACATATTCGACTACCTCCGCCAGCTACTCGCCCTCTCTAAATGGCGGCCTGTGAAATTCGCCGCGGTGGGGGCAACGGGCATCGGCGTTGCGCTGGCCGTCCTGCACTTCCTCAGCTGGCTCCCCGCCCTCGTCTCAACCGCAATAGCTATTGAGGTGAGTCTGACTTCGAATTATATCTTGAACAGGGCGTGGACCTTTGCCGAGAGGCACACACCCCTACTCGGCGGGTGGGCCAAATACCACCTCGCCACCGCGATAGGGAACTCCACAAACTACTTGGTTACAAACGCCTTGGCTTTTCTGGGCGTGTGGATTTACGTGGCCTACCTTATAGGCGTTGCGGCTGGGTACGCTGCCAACTACGTATTTTCAGAACTGGAGGTGTTTAAATAG
- a CDS encoding saccharopine dehydrogenase family protein, which yields MKILLMGCGNIGKYIYNALSQRHEVAVADKAGGCPSTIARDALEVPLGGYDLVINALPGNIAYKASRRALEVGVDVVDVSFFPEDPFELDEVTKKSGARYIPDAGVAPGLSNVLAGRLVAELGKVDELGIYVGGIPERPVGPLGYSITWSPLDLIEEYTRPARVRRSGELVSVDPLSGVELVPSPLGMLEAFYTDGLRTLLKTLDVPNMYEKTLRWPGHIEKIKLLRDLGFMSEEGDPPPRLVTANLLSRLKFDVPDVVYMKVVGSGGQKKVQYEVTVRPRAGWTAMQVATGSVAIGMLYVIKDLDPGVTPPEYIGMSNRLFPRLLAAVRQHGVEIVQEIVERRAL from the coding sequence GTGAAGATACTGCTAATGGGATGCGGCAACATAGGGAAGTACATCTACAACGCTCTTTCCCAGAGGCACGAAGTAGCCGTGGCCGACAAGGCCGGGGGGTGTCCTTCTACCATTGCTCGCGACGCTCTGGAGGTGCCCCTCGGCGGGTACGATCTTGTAATCAACGCGTTGCCTGGGAATATTGCGTATAAGGCGTCGCGGCGGGCCTTAGAGGTGGGTGTCGACGTTGTAGATGTATCGTTCTTCCCGGAAGACCCCTTTGAACTCGACGAGGTGACAAAGAAAAGCGGGGCTAGGTACATCCCAGATGCGGGGGTTGCTCCTGGGCTTAGCAACGTGTTGGCAGGTAGGTTGGTGGCGGAGCTGGGCAAGGTTGACGAGCTGGGCATATACGTGGGGGGCATACCCGAGAGACCCGTCGGTCCTCTCGGGTATTCAATAACGTGGAGCCCCCTAGACCTAATTGAGGAGTACACGAGACCGGCCAGGGTGAGGAGGAGCGGCGAGTTAGTGTCGGTTGATCCGCTCAGCGGCGTTGAGCTCGTCCCCTCGCCTCTTGGGATGCTTGAGGCGTTCTACACAGACGGCCTACGCACACTCCTGAAGACGCTGGACGTCCCTAACATGTACGAAAAAACGTTAAGGTGGCCAGGCCATATAGAAAAGATCAAACTTCTTCGCGATTTGGGGTTCATGTCGGAGGAGGGGGATCCGCCCCCGCGCCTAGTGACGGCTAATCTGCTTTCCCGCCTCAAATTCGATGTGCCTGATGTGGTATATATGAAGGTTGTAGGGAGCGGCGGCCAGAAGAAAGTTCAATATGAAGTCACCGTCAGGCCTCGCGCCGGGTGGACTGCGATGCAGGTGGCGACTGGTAGCGTCGCCATAGGGATGCTGTACGTGATCAAAGACCTAGATCCAGGCGTGACGCCGCCCGAGTACATCGGCATGTCCAACAGGCTCTTTCCCCGGCTCCTCGCCGCTGTAAGGCAACACGGCGTGGAAATCGTCCAAGAGATAGTAGAAAGAAGAGCGCTATGA
- the hisS gene encoding histidine--tRNA ligase: MTGLPDQLRRPVRGMRDWMPQQLYALRRMEEVLSSVAEQYGYRRVETPVVEHFEVLAKKAGQEVINEIYYFRDKAGRELGLRFDMTVPIARVLSYNLDLPRPVRWYYFSKVFRYDEPQHGRYREFFQFGVELIGSASPRADAEVVQLLAASLEAAGASKYVIRINDRRAVDKLLESLGALSHRDAVYRALDKKLKLPREEVIGIMTSGGLPRDAAEKIYDTASEMSLDEAVEVLRRLDGRLGEAYAKFVKYLEAAVPLERFKFDMSIVRGLDYYTGVVFEAFVGDYWLAVGGGGRYDDLLELYSGVKIPALGFAIGVERLMEAVGLQSVEKPLDYYIYIFDDDAYKHAVALANRLRKQGHSVVVELGEKNLKDVFEYVLKIGTRYLVLIGRKELEKGVVKIRDLQKRGEVEVPLSALLS, encoded by the coding sequence ATGACCGGGCTTCCCGACCAGCTGAGGAGGCCTGTAAGGGGCATGCGAGACTGGATGCCGCAACAACTCTACGCACTGAGGCGTATGGAGGAGGTCTTATCGTCTGTAGCCGAGCAGTACGGCTATAGAAGGGTCGAGACGCCTGTAGTAGAACACTTCGAAGTTCTTGCAAAAAAGGCTGGGCAGGAGGTTATTAACGAAATCTACTACTTTAGGGACAAGGCGGGGCGGGAGCTGGGGCTTAGATTCGACATGACTGTGCCCATCGCCAGGGTCTTATCCTACAACCTTGACCTCCCGAGGCCAGTGCGGTGGTACTACTTCAGCAAGGTTTTTAGATACGACGAGCCGCAACACGGGAGGTACCGGGAGTTTTTCCAATTCGGCGTAGAGCTAATCGGCTCAGCCTCACCGAGGGCAGACGCCGAGGTGGTCCAGCTCCTCGCGGCGTCGCTTGAGGCGGCTGGAGCGTCAAAATATGTCATAAGGATAAACGATAGGAGGGCTGTTGACAAGTTGCTTGAGTCCCTAGGCGCGTTGTCCCACAGAGATGCTGTGTACAGGGCGCTTGACAAGAAGCTAAAATTGCCCCGGGAGGAAGTAATTGGGATCATGACATCCGGCGGCCTGCCGAGAGATGCCGCGGAAAAGATCTACGACACGGCCAGCGAGATGAGCTTAGACGAGGCCGTAGAGGTCCTAAGGAGGCTGGACGGAAGGCTCGGCGAGGCCTACGCCAAGTTCGTAAAATACCTCGAAGCCGCGGTGCCCCTGGAGAGGTTTAAATTCGATATGTCTATTGTCAGAGGACTCGACTACTACACCGGCGTGGTTTTCGAGGCCTTTGTGGGGGACTACTGGCTCGCCGTGGGCGGAGGCGGCCGCTACGACGACTTGCTGGAGCTGTACAGCGGAGTCAAAATCCCCGCCCTCGGCTTCGCCATAGGCGTAGAGAGGCTTATGGAAGCCGTCGGCTTGCAAAGCGTGGAGAAGCCCCTCGACTACTACATATACATCTTCGACGATGACGCGTACAAACACGCCGTGGCCCTAGCCAATAGGCTACGCAAACAGGGACACAGCGTAGTGGTTGAGTTAGGAGAAAAGAACTTAAAGGACGTTTTTGAGTACGTGTTGAAAATTGGTACCAGATACCTGGTATTGATAGGCCGTAAGGAGCTTGAAAAAGGAGTGGTGAAGATAAGAGATTTGCAAAAAAGAGGGGAGGTCGAGGTGCCTCTCTCGGCTCTACTATCTTAG